A genomic stretch from Desulfurococcaceae archaeon MEX13E-LK6-19 includes:
- a CDS encoding DASS family sodium-coupled anion symporter has translation MSGRVEQPVKNPVEKYLNIIGMPLALIVFLAILFMPTPEGLTVQGQRALAVFWLAFILWLTTPIPVWLTSMLAIVLLALTGGWDYKQAFYRFGEEVIWLMVAAFIIASALERTGIGKRIAYKMAYTFGRKASTALLGLIILNVVLAFVVPSTTARAAIVLPIALLIAEAYGAKPGESRFGKLLMLQQPVANNLATAMILTATAPQIMAWGFLYTMAGVEIPWLTWLVAQAPIIIITMILMWIIGMKLWKPEVKEPLGGLEKLKEEMAKLGPLTRDEKSALAIFALVLFLWATDQWHTQIFFGLKIPFSVVAVIGAILLFMPKIGPLKSWKDAKVPWDLMIFSAGAYAVGIAISDTGAAQWMARKLISAAGLSEGVNPYIAYAILLGIMLYIHIIFSSKTVRTVIFIPLYIILAQSLGIPPVMIALPAAFVISWTISLPFNCKPNLIYYGTGYFNVTDELLYGLIVCTIGYVLYLTVGWAWFNFLGSIGFIPGWTG, from the coding sequence TTGAGTGGAAGAGTGGAACAGCCAGTTAAGAATCCTGTTGAGAAGTATCTCAACATTATAGGAATGCCTTTAGCGTTAATAGTATTCCTTGCCATACTATTCATGCCAACTCCAGAAGGATTAACAGTACAAGGACAACGTGCTCTCGCAGTGTTCTGGCTAGCTTTCATACTATGGCTAACAACACCTATACCAGTATGGTTAACGTCAATGCTTGCCATAGTATTGCTTGCCCTGACTGGTGGATGGGATTACAAGCAAGCATTCTATAGATTCGGAGAAGAAGTAATATGGCTAATGGTTGCAGCATTCATTATAGCTAGTGCGCTAGAGAGGACAGGTATAGGTAAAAGAATAGCCTACAAAATGGCTTATACATTCGGTAGAAAAGCTTCGACAGCCCTTCTAGGACTAATAATACTAAATGTTGTCCTAGCATTTGTTGTACCTAGCACCACTGCTAGAGCAGCAATAGTCTTACCAATAGCTCTTCTCATAGCGGAGGCTTATGGTGCGAAACCTGGTGAGAGCAGGTTTGGTAAATTACTAATGCTTCAGCAACCTGTTGCAAACAACTTAGCTACAGCAATGATCCTTACTGCTACAGCACCTCAGATAATGGCTTGGGGCTTTCTCTACACTATGGCAGGAGTAGAAATACCATGGTTAACATGGCTTGTAGCACAAGCGCCAATAATAATAATAACAATGATCCTCATGTGGATTATTGGTATGAAGTTATGGAAGCCTGAAGTCAAGGAGCCACTGGGAGGCTTAGAGAAACTAAAAGAAGAAATGGCTAAACTCGGTCCATTGACACGTGACGAGAAATCAGCTCTAGCAATATTTGCGCTAGTGTTATTCCTATGGGCTACTGACCAGTGGCATACACAGATATTCTTCGGGCTAAAGATACCATTTAGTGTTGTTGCAGTAATCGGTGCAATACTACTCTTCATGCCAAAGATAGGACCTCTCAAGAGCTGGAAAGATGCCAAAGTACCATGGGATTTAATGATCTTTAGCGCTGGAGCTTATGCAGTAGGTATAGCTATATCTGATACAGGCGCGGCACAATGGATGGCACGTAAACTAATTAGTGCAGCAGGACTAAGTGAAGGCGTAAACCCGTATATCGCTTATGCCATACTACTAGGTATAATGCTCTACATTCACATAATCTTCTCTAGCAAAACAGTAAGGACAGTAATATTCATACCATTGTACATTATTCTTGCACAAAGCTTAGGAATACCACCAGTAATGATAGCTCTTCCAGCAGCATTCGTTATCTCATGGACTATAAGCCTGCCATTCAACTGTAAGCCCAACCTAATCTACTACGGTACAGGATACTTCAACGTAACTGATGAGCTGCTCTACGGACTTATAGTATGTACTATAGGATACGTGCTATACCTAACAGTTGGCTGGGCATGGTTCAACTTCTTAGGATCAATAGGATTCATACCTGGATGGACAGGGTGA
- a CDS encoding HD family hydrolase has protein sequence MPKDFIASLKNLPRTGWLLRGVPPSVAETVAEHSFEAAIISLLISSNIKENNKNIDPLKAISLTLVHDIAEAFIGDIVKAFSNKIGSIKEKIEAEIVDEECHISVLSRLFKEYIEGKTIEAIVAKISDLLATYLQGMRYRAQGYNVEEIAYNSLKKALELAKKYDIEDEVKRVLELFKND, from the coding sequence ATGCCAAAAGATTTCATTGCATCACTAAAGAATCTTCCCCGTACCGGATGGCTGCTAAGAGGAGTGCCCCCATCAGTTGCTGAAACAGTAGCTGAACACTCATTTGAAGCAGCTATAATATCTCTATTAATAAGCTCCAACATAAAAGAGAACAATAAGAATATTGATCCACTAAAGGCTATTTCATTAACGTTAGTACATGATATTGCTGAAGCATTTATTGGCGATATAGTTAAGGCTTTCAGCAATAAAATAGGCTCCATTAAAGAAAAAATAGAAGCTGAAATCGTAGATGAAGAATGCCATATTAGTGTATTATCTAGGCTATTTAAAGAGTATATTGAAGGAAAGACTATTGAAGCAATAGTTGCAAAGATATCAGATCTACTTGCAACATACCTGCAAGGCATGAGATATAGGGCTCAGGGTTATAACGTAGAAGAAATAGCATATAACTCATTAAAAAAAGCCCTAGAACTTGCTAAAAAATATGATATAGAAGATGAGGTGAAGAGAGTTCTAGAATTATTTAAGAACGATTAA
- a CDS encoding MBL fold metallo-hydrolase, with translation MTPIHTSLYFLGGYREQGRSCLALEVDNNIYVFDAGIKKTYKEGYYGEPPYIDLIDPSKIKALFISHLHEDHIVMAPYLVKKGFNGPIYMNKPTYELGSKHWYKWAKIFEEDGRKIYTPEDVDETKKLVKIIKEGESIDEHNIRVKFYPSGHALGSTLIDIELSNGYNILYLADIAFGSNTLVDPIIPDKKYNIVIINSSYGDKIIDRKNSESIFIEQVIDVVRKGGIALIPVTGIGRGQETLSIFLKYIDRVKEIKDLVIYIEDTIEKGFDVFKEYQEYMNPWFKKIVKKKIYKKKPIQSFKQEEINDILKNRPSVVLATDLMLMGFSRKVFMKIKDDPRSAVFLTGYQAPGTFGRKLEDAISSQAFVYDGKVVVFKCKIFVIPIKMHFDLVDNLRTLQKCGGNEIEYVILHHGEEPNSLNLAYCLSKVFEPSKIVLPSVPSRLYIHVR, from the coding sequence ATGACGCCAATCCATACGTCTCTTTACTTTCTTGGGGGGTATCGTGAGCAAGGTCGGTCGTGTTTAGCCCTTGAAGTAGATAACAACATTTACGTATTTGATGCAGGTATAAAAAAGACATATAAAGAAGGCTACTATGGCGAACCACCATATATTGATTTAATTGACCCCTCTAAAATTAAGGCATTATTCATTAGCCATTTACATGAAGACCATATTGTAATGGCGCCGTATCTCGTGAAAAAAGGGTTCAATGGACCAATATACATGAACAAGCCTACATACGAGCTTGGGTCAAAACACTGGTATAAATGGGCTAAAATCTTTGAAGAAGATGGTCGTAAAATCTATACACCTGAAGATGTTGATGAAACGAAAAAACTCGTTAAAATAATTAAAGAAGGAGAGAGTATTGACGAGCATAATATTAGAGTAAAGTTTTACCCTTCAGGACATGCTTTGGGTTCAACACTTATTGACATCGAACTAAGTAATGGCTACAATATACTATATTTGGCAGATATAGCTTTCGGATCCAATACACTTGTTGACCCCATTATACCTGACAAGAAATACAATATAGTGATTATTAATTCTTCTTATGGAGATAAAATAATTGATAGAAAGAACAGTGAAAGTATTTTTATTGAACAAGTAATTGATGTTGTGAGAAAAGGAGGAATAGCATTAATACCAGTAACAGGCATTGGACGGGGTCAAGAAACATTATCAATATTTTTAAAGTATATTGATCGCGTAAAGGAGATAAAAGACTTAGTGATATATATCGAGGACACCATAGAAAAGGGATTTGACGTATTTAAGGAGTACCAAGAATACATGAATCCTTGGTTTAAAAAAATAGTAAAGAAGAAGATTTACAAGAAAAAACCTATTCAAAGTTTTAAACAGGAGGAGATTAATGATATACTTAAGAATAGGCCTTCGGTTGTTTTGGCCACGGATCTAATGTTAATGGGTTTTTCAAGAAAAGTATTCATGAAAATAAAAGATGACCCTAGATCAGCCGTTTTCTTGACAGGCTATCAGGCACCTGGAACCTTTGGTAGGAAACTTGAAGATGCTATATCAAGTCAAGCGTTTGTGTATGATGGAAAAGTCGTTGTTTTTAAGTGCAAGATATTTGTCATTCCTATAAAAATGCATTTTGATTTAGTGGATAACTTAAGGACATTACAAAAATGTGGAGGTAATGAAATAGAATATGTTATTTTACATCATGGTGAAGAACCTAACTCTCTGAATTTAGCATATTGTTTGTCTAAAGTATTTGAGCCTTCAAAAATAGTTTTGCCTTCAGTTCCTTCAAGACTCTATATTCATGTAAGGTGA
- a CDS encoding DUF1805 domain-containing protein — protein MGNKQFTNVNECIKVKEVNINGKLLIGVEIDLPGAPLILLKGSKGFVMCGYLDITTVNKLGIVAARVSGVKSVEELLEKEIAMASEKAIEVGVKPGKKVLDIVDLIA, from the coding sequence ATGGGCAACAAACAGTTTACTAACGTTAATGAATGTATTAAAGTCAAGGAGGTTAATATAAACGGCAAGTTACTAATAGGTGTAGAGATAGACCTCCCTGGTGCACCCTTAATTCTCTTGAAGGGTAGCAAAGGATTTGTAATGTGTGGATATCTTGACATTACTACCGTTAACAAGTTAGGTATAGTTGCAGCACGAGTATCCGGGGTTAAATCTGTTGAAGAGCTTTTAGAAAAAGAGATAGCTATGGCATCAGAAAAAGCTATTGAAGTAGGGGTAAAGCCTGGTAAAAAAGTTCTTGACATAGTAGATCTTATTGCCTAG
- a CDS encoding triose-phosphate isomerase gives MKTPIVAVNYKAYYPYSFGEHAIKIAKDAKKVWEETGIQIILIPPATELKTILDVVKGTDILVFAQHADPIDPGAHTGYLPLEGLKDAGIHGILLNHSEHRLILADINKLIKKAKSLGLKTLVCADVPETGAAVAVLEPDIVAVEPPELIGTGIPVSKAKPEVITRSVEMIRKVNKDVIILTGAGISKGDDVYAAIKLGTLGVLVASAIVKAKEPYNVIKDMALKALEAVKQ, from the coding sequence ATGAAGACCCCCATAGTAGCCGTGAACTATAAGGCATATTATCCATATTCTTTCGGAGAACATGCAATTAAAATAGCGAAAGATGCAAAGAAGGTTTGGGAGGAAACAGGCATTCAAATAATACTCATACCACCTGCAACAGAACTGAAAACAATTCTTGACGTTGTAAAGGGTACAGATATACTCGTCTTTGCACAGCATGCTGATCCCATTGACCCAGGTGCCCATACAGGATACTTACCTCTAGAGGGGCTGAAAGATGCCGGTATTCACGGAATATTGTTAAATCACAGTGAACACCGCTTAATACTAGCTGATATAAACAAGCTCATAAAGAAGGCAAAATCTCTTGGCTTAAAAACCCTTGTCTGTGCCGATGTACCTGAAACGGGAGCTGCTGTAGCTGTCCTAGAGCCCGATATAGTTGCTGTCGAGCCCCCAGAACTTATAGGTACAGGCATCCCTGTATCAAAAGCTAAACCAGAGGTAATAACGCGTAGTGTCGAGATGATAAGAAAAGTCAATAAAGACGTCATAATACTAACTGGCGCAGGCATAAGCAAAGGAGATGACGTCTACGCAGCAATAAAACTTGGTACACTAGGAGTCCTCGTAGCATCAGCGATAGTTAAAGCAAAAGAGCCATACAATGTTATAAAGGATATGGCCTTAAAAGCTCTTGAAGCAGTAAAACAGTAA
- the pyk gene encoding pyruvate kinase has protein sequence MKTKILVTIGPSSADEDTIRSFMREGVAGFRINFSHGEPSVWDEYIKMIRSVEEEYGVNVALIGDLRGPQIRVGDFRQFKIRKGEQIRLVYGEKTEEEKTIPVNNRRVFEILDTGDLVLLDDGKLRFHVYDVKGEEAILLALNDGIISPRKTLIISGKDLGLPVLTQYDVECVEYAISRDMTYLALSYVRTAKDVNTLKELLEKRGRRDIGVIAKIETREALRNLSSILKEADACIVARGDLGMHYSLEEIPMLQKRIAREAIRYGKPVIVATQLLESMVSNPQPSRSEIVDIMNAVRDHVDALLLTTETAAGNYPVEAVRWLKRVVRKAEKLVEEENIYPLVRQEEAGSIRDKFAKGLVLMAESLRSKIVVYTKTGFMPSRLSRLRPRVKVLAGTNNSSLARKLSIYYGVEPFVVGRPGQDYDYEQGLKLLYEKLVGEGKLDYGDIVLQTYGRREEVLYVVKIVHVI, from the coding sequence TTGAAGACAAAAATACTCGTCACAATAGGTCCCTCGTCTGCAGACGAGGATACTATTAGATCTTTTATGAGAGAAGGTGTGGCGGGGTTCAGAATAAATTTCAGCCATGGAGAACCAAGTGTATGGGATGAGTATATAAAGATGATACGGAGCGTAGAGGAAGAATATGGTGTTAATGTAGCCTTAATAGGCGACCTTAGAGGGCCACAGATACGTGTTGGCGATTTTAGACAGTTCAAGATAAGGAAAGGAGAACAGATACGACTTGTATACGGTGAGAAAACAGAAGAAGAAAAAACTATTCCCGTGAATAATCGTCGCGTCTTCGAAATACTTGATACAGGAGACCTAGTCCTACTTGACGATGGGAAGTTAAGATTCCATGTATATGATGTAAAAGGTGAAGAAGCTATACTACTGGCTTTAAATGACGGGATAATCAGTCCTCGAAAAACATTGATTATCTCAGGTAAAGACCTAGGCTTACCTGTTTTAACACAATACGATGTGGAGTGTGTAGAGTATGCTATATCTAGGGACATGACCTATCTTGCTCTTAGTTATGTAAGAACAGCCAAGGACGTCAATACATTGAAGGAACTGCTTGAGAAACGCGGTAGAAGAGACATCGGTGTTATAGCCAAGATAGAGACGAGAGAAGCATTACGTAATCTATCCTCTATACTGAAAGAAGCTGATGCATGCATCGTTGCAAGAGGAGATCTTGGTATGCATTATAGTTTAGAAGAAATACCGATGCTACAGAAAAGAATAGCGCGTGAAGCCATAAGGTATGGGAAACCAGTTATCGTTGCAACACAGCTTCTTGAATCAATGGTGTCTAATCCTCAGCCAAGTAGGAGTGAGATAGTAGATATAATGAATGCTGTTAGAGACCATGTAGACGCCTTACTGCTTACAACCGAGACAGCAGCAGGGAACTATCCTGTAGAGGCTGTAAGATGGCTAAAAAGAGTTGTGAGGAAAGCCGAAAAACTTGTTGAAGAAGAGAACATCTATCCCTTGGTTAGGCAAGAAGAAGCAGGTAGTATAAGGGATAAGTTTGCAAAAGGACTAGTATTAATGGCTGAAAGCCTGCGATCAAAAATAGTAGTCTATACAAAAACAGGCTTTATGCCATCTAGACTATCTAGGCTAAGACCTAGAGTTAAAGTATTAGCTGGAACAAATAACTCGTCTCTAGCGAGAAAACTATCGATATACTATGGTGTTGAACCTTTTGTAGTAGGAAGACCTGGACAAGACTACGATTATGAACAGGGATTGAAGTTATTGTATGAGAAACTTGTAGGAGAAGGAAAACTCGATTATGGCGATATAGTATTACAGACTTATGGTAGGAGAGAAGAAGTACTCTACGTAGTCAAGATAGTTCATGTAATCTAA
- a CDS encoding 2,3-bisphosphoglycerate-independent phosphoglycerate mutase — translation MVKAEWKPKETYRAIILIQDGVGDRPIPKLGNKTPLQVAKKPNMDNIAKKGITGIMDPIEPGVRPGTDTGHIALFGYDPYKYYPGRGPLEAAGIGVKLEPGDVAIRCNVATVKEEDGRLIVVDRRAGRIRGEHVKILVDALNSSIKEVDGVKVEFYPATEHRVVLVLRGKDLSPKISDSDPGTAQEGNPVKKVVPLDDTEEARRTAEVVNKIIEMAYRTLKDHPLNKERVKEGLLPGNIIITRGAGMVPRDLVPFPKLFNATAFIVAEEATVVGAARIFGIEGTIPEGSTANLDTDLDAIYREVMKAYDKGYEIIFIHIKGPDIAGHDNNPKGKIKIIERTDKMLGKILKEIDRDKTIIALAADHSTPCLVRDHSGDPVPVAIAGPGVRRDNVKSYDEFSCMHGGLGRIRGTSLIRIVLDLMNKPLKWGA, via the coding sequence ATGGTTAAGGCTGAGTGGAAACCTAAAGAAACCTATAGAGCCATTATTCTTATCCAGGACGGTGTCGGCGACAGACCTATTCCGAAACTAGGTAATAAGACGCCATTACAAGTTGCGAAGAAGCCTAACATGGATAATATTGCTAAGAAAGGAATAACCGGTATAATGGATCCTATTGAACCAGGTGTTAGACCAGGAACTGATACAGGACATATTGCATTATTTGGATATGATCCATACAAATATTATCCTGGAAGAGGGCCTCTTGAGGCAGCCGGCATAGGCGTTAAACTAGAACCCGGTGACGTTGCCATTCGTTGCAATGTTGCTACTGTAAAGGAAGAGGATGGTAGACTAATAGTTGTCGACAGACGTGCAGGAAGAATACGGGGCGAGCATGTCAAAATACTTGTTGATGCACTTAATAGTTCTATCAAAGAAGTTGATGGAGTGAAAGTAGAGTTCTATCCCGCTACAGAGCATCGTGTAGTATTAGTTCTTAGAGGAAAGGATTTGTCGCCAAAAATAAGCGATTCTGATCCCGGGACGGCGCAAGAAGGAAATCCTGTAAAGAAGGTTGTTCCGCTCGACGATACTGAGGAGGCGCGTAGAACTGCTGAGGTAGTCAATAAGATAATAGAGATGGCTTATAGAACACTTAAAGATCATCCTCTTAATAAAGAACGTGTTAAAGAGGGCCTTTTGCCTGGCAACATAATAATAACGCGTGGGGCAGGAATGGTTCCACGGGATCTGGTTCCATTCCCGAAGCTATTTAATGCAACAGCATTTATTGTTGCAGAAGAGGCCACTGTTGTTGGAGCAGCACGTATCTTTGGTATAGAGGGAACTATACCAGAGGGCTCGACGGCCAATTTAGATACTGATCTCGATGCAATATATAGGGAAGTTATGAAGGCTTATGACAAAGGCTATGAGATTATATTTATTCATATCAAGGGGCCTGACATAGCTGGTCACGATAATAATCCTAAAGGTAAAATAAAAATTATTGAGAGAACAGACAAAATGTTAGGGAAGATACTCAAAGAGATAGATAGAGATAAAACAATAATAGCACTTGCAGCAGATCACTCAACGCCTTGTCTTGTAAGGGATCATAGCGGTGACCCTGTTCCTGTGGCGATTGCTGGTCCCGGTGTTAGAAGAGACAATGTAAAATCTTATGATGAGTTCTCATGTATGCATGGTGGGTTAGGTAGGATTAGAGGTACGAGCCTCATAAGAATAGTATTGGATCTAATGAATAAGCCGCTTAAGTGGGGTGCATGA
- a CDS encoding fructose 1,6-bisphosphatase, giving the protein MGERITLSIIKADIGSLAGHHIAHPDTMAAATKVLAEAKRKGIIIDFYVTHVGDDIQLIMTHKKGVDSPDIHGLAWEAFKEAAKVARELGLYAAGQDLLSEAFSGNVRGMGPGVAEIEFEERPSEPVITFHADKTEPGAFNLPIFRVFADPFNTAGLVIDPKMHDGFIFEIFDVFEGRVVKLSAPEEMYDILALIGTPGRYVIKAVYRKSDGLQAAVVSTERLNLIAGRYVGKDDPVAIVRAQHGLPAVGEVLEAFAFPHLVAGWMRGSHHGPLMPVPQRYAKCTRFDGPPRVIALGWQIKNGRLIGPADLFDDVAFDETRRLAQQIAEYIRRHGPFMPHRLGPEEMEYTTLPGVLEKLKDRFQKISEAPKGIHKEKSSML; this is encoded by the coding sequence ATGGGAGAACGAATAACCCTCTCCATAATCAAGGCTGATATTGGTAGTCTTGCCGGACACCACATTGCACACCCCGATACAATGGCTGCTGCAACAAAAGTTCTAGCCGAAGCCAAGAGAAAGGGCATCATTATAGACTTCTATGTAACACATGTTGGTGACGACATACAGCTCATCATGACTCATAAGAAAGGTGTTGACAGCCCAGACATACACGGTCTGGCCTGGGAAGCATTCAAAGAAGCCGCTAAAGTAGCTAGAGAACTAGGTCTCTACGCTGCAGGCCAAGACCTATTGAGTGAGGCTTTCTCAGGAAACGTTAGAGGAATGGGTCCCGGCGTAGCTGAAATAGAGTTTGAGGAAAGACCAAGCGAGCCAGTAATAACATTCCATGCAGACAAAACCGAGCCTGGCGCATTCAACCTTCCAATCTTCCGTGTATTCGCAGATCCGTTTAACACAGCCGGACTAGTAATAGACCCCAAGATGCATGATGGATTCATCTTCGAGATATTCGATGTATTCGAGGGTAGAGTAGTAAAGCTAAGTGCTCCCGAAGAAATGTATGATATCCTCGCACTGATAGGTACCCCTGGTCGTTACGTGATAAAGGCTGTATATAGAAAGAGTGATGGACTACAAGCAGCCGTGGTAAGCACTGAGAGACTAAACCTTATAGCAGGCAGGTATGTCGGCAAAGATGACCCCGTAGCTATTGTCAGAGCACAACACGGTCTACCAGCTGTAGGCGAAGTACTAGAAGCCTTCGCGTTCCCACACCTAGTAGCCGGCTGGATGAGAGGAAGCCACCATGGACCACTAATGCCAGTACCACAGAGATATGCAAAGTGTACTAGATTCGATGGACCACCTAGAGTTATTGCCCTTGGCTGGCAGATAAAGAACGGAAGACTAATTGGTCCAGCAGACCTATTCGACGACGTAGCCTTTGACGAGACCAGAAGACTTGCACAACAGATTGCCGAGTATATCAGGAGACACGGTCCATTCATGCCTCACAGACTAGGGCCCGAAGAAATGGAGTACACAACACTACCAGGTGTCCTAGAGAAGCTCAAGGACAGGTTCCAGAAGATCTCAGAAGCACCTAAAGGAATCCACAAAGAAAAGAGTTCAATGCTTTAA
- a CDS encoding TrmB family transcriptional regulator: MSEEIVSLLTSIGLNKYEAKAYIALLIRGIATASEISDLSGIPYTRVYDVLSSLESKGFIVSVPGRPMKFQALDPDIALRNLLELHKQKVLSELQVFERNAKKALETLSRLKPGSREYEKIICLRGKVSIMNFIRQLIRRASRNIIEIRTSSAPKIISKDMLNEIKKEEINISTITIGAKDENNQITLVIIDDIVVMYEPHENIPETMGEYDRAIIIQSKPLANILLYLVSTSQEKESNSS; the protein is encoded by the coding sequence ATGAGCGAGGAAATAGTTTCCTTACTGACAAGTATTGGTTTGAATAAGTATGAAGCTAAGGCATACATAGCATTACTAATAAGAGGAATTGCTACAGCAAGTGAAATAAGCGATCTAAGTGGGATCCCTTATACACGCGTATACGATGTTTTATCAAGTCTTGAATCAAAAGGATTTATAGTATCTGTACCAGGTAGGCCAATGAAGTTCCAAGCACTCGACCCAGATATAGCGCTAAGAAATCTGTTGGAACTACATAAACAGAAAGTACTTAGCGAATTACAGGTATTTGAGAGGAATGCCAAGAAAGCACTTGAAACTCTTTCGAGACTCAAACCTGGAAGCAGGGAGTACGAGAAAATAATTTGTCTCAGAGGAAAAGTAAGCATAATGAATTTCATAAGACAACTCATTAGAAGAGCTTCCAGAAATATAATAGAAATAAGAACTAGTTCTGCACCCAAGATCATATCTAAAGACATGCTTAACGAGATTAAGAAAGAAGAAATTAACATAAGTACTATAACAATTGGTGCAAAAGACGAAAACAACCAAATTACACTTGTTATCATAGATGATATAGTCGTTATGTATGAACCTCATGAAAATATTCCAGAAACCATGGGTGAATATGATCGGGCAATAATAATCCAGTCAAAGCCCTTGGCAAACATACTCCTTTATTTAGTATCAACTAGTCAAGAAAAAGAGAGCAATTCCAGTTAA